The following are encoded in a window of Mycobacterium decipiens genomic DNA:
- a CDS encoding M15 family metallopeptidase — MDFVALREVDPTILQDIRYFTPHNFTGDPVDGYLAPVCILTREAAQGLKRAQERLVERGYALKVYDCYRPQRAVNDFVAWAEDRSDARMKAEFYPRVDKSTLFRDGYIADRSGHSRGSTVDLTLVKLPAVPTRAYVPGEPLVDCTAPASARFPDDSIDMGTGFDCFDTLAHTLDPRIQGEQLKNRLFLMEVLQSQGFVNYENEWWHYTYQPEPFPDTYFDFPIEQSSLAQR; from the coding sequence ATGGATTTTGTGGCCCTGCGGGAAGTCGATCCGACAATCTTGCAAGACATCCGATACTTCACGCCGCACAACTTCACCGGCGACCCGGTTGATGGGTACCTCGCGCCGGTGTGCATTCTCACGCGTGAGGCGGCGCAAGGACTCAAACGCGCGCAAGAGCGGCTGGTGGAGCGCGGCTACGCCCTGAAGGTGTACGACTGCTACCGTCCACAGCGGGCGGTCAACGATTTCGTCGCCTGGGCCGAGGATCGCAGCGATGCGCGGATGAAGGCCGAGTTCTACCCGCGCGTCGACAAGTCCACCCTCTTCCGCGACGGGTATATCGCCGATCGCTCGGGGCACAGTCGCGGCAGCACCGTGGATCTCACCCTGGTGAAGCTCCCGGCCGTACCGACTCGGGCGTACGTGCCGGGCGAGCCCCTGGTTGATTGCACCGCCCCCGCCTCGGCGCGCTTCCCCGACGATTCCATCGACATGGGAACCGGCTTTGATTGCTTCGACACCCTCGCCCACACACTCGACCCGCGGATCCAGGGTGAGCAACTGAAGAATCGGCTGTTTCTGATGGAGGTTCTGCAATCACAGGGCTTCGTGAACTACGAAAACGAGTGGTGGCACTACACCTACCAACCGGAGCCCTTTCCCGACACATACTTCGACT
- a CDS encoding alpha/beta fold hydrolase gives MDIFTDWQSGGTQLRWRSSTDANDGAEVTVFSRRCGTPGAPPLVCVHGFPTSSIDFFALARELGAEFDIFLLDFPGYGLSDKPPAPYVYSLYDDARLLVHAITQVWKLTEFRMLTHDRGSSVGMIALSMLAAADPPALPVDVFVTNANIYLPLANLTAFQTALLNSATARATAASVTPELLAAGLGANTYIPRRTMEDPEIAAVAKCFAHNDGIRVLPDTIQYLHERAADETSWLKALSKIRVNTTLVWGLHDNVSPLRVANHVWQAYLRDMPGRSRYWVIPSADHYLQCDAPAQLAHIVRLTAGGEDISLQTLEDRPDGAVLVDQLNRG, from the coding sequence TTGGACATCTTTACGGATTGGCAGAGCGGCGGGACGCAATTGCGCTGGCGGTCGTCCACCGACGCCAACGACGGCGCGGAAGTCACGGTCTTCAGCCGGCGATGCGGCACGCCGGGGGCACCCCCGCTGGTGTGCGTACACGGCTTCCCGACGTCAAGCATCGATTTCTTCGCCTTGGCGCGAGAACTGGGCGCAGAGTTCGACATCTTCCTGCTGGACTTCCCGGGCTACGGATTGTCCGACAAACCACCCGCGCCGTATGTCTATTCGTTGTACGACGATGCGCGTCTGCTGGTGCACGCGATCACCCAGGTGTGGAAGCTGACCGAATTCCGGATGCTTACCCATGATCGCGGCAGCAGCGTCGGCATGATCGCTCTGAGCATGTTGGCCGCCGCCGATCCACCGGCCCTGCCGGTCGACGTTTTCGTGACCAACGCCAACATCTACCTTCCGCTGGCCAACCTCACCGCATTTCAAACCGCACTTCTCAACTCCGCAACGGCACGAGCCACGGCCGCCTCCGTAACGCCGGAGCTGCTGGCGGCCGGCCTGGGAGCGAACACCTATATTCCGCGCCGCACAATGGAGGATCCCGAGATCGCCGCGGTGGCCAAGTGCTTTGCGCACAACGACGGAATCCGTGTGCTGCCAGACACCATTCAGTATCTGCATGAACGCGCCGCGGATGAAACTAGTTGGCTCAAAGCGCTTTCCAAGATTCGCGTGAACACCACGCTGGTGTGGGGACTGCACGACAACGTCTCGCCACTGCGCGTCGCGAACCATGTCTGGCAGGCGTACCTCAGAGACATGCCCGGCCGGAGCCGTTACTGGGTCATACCCAGCGCCGATCACTATCTGCAATGCGACGCTCCTGCGCAATTGGCGCACATCGTACGGCTCACCGCCGGTGGCGAGGACATCTCGCTTCAGACACTCGAGGACCGACCCGACGGTGCGGTGCTGGTGGACCAGCTGAATCGTGGGTAA